AAATGCCTGCCGGACGCGGTGCAGCTGCTCAGCCTGTGCAGCACGGGCAACAAGCGTTTGCATGTGCGCGATCTGGGGCTTTACGCAGTTTCGCTGTACGACAAGAAAACAGGCGTAGGCGTGCGCGTGAGCATAGACCCGGCAAAACTATTCGCCTATCCGGAAATCCGTAGCTGGTTCATGAAAGAAAAGCCCAAGCATGCTCAGGATATTGTGGAGCTTGAACGGCAAATTGAAGAAGCCGGGTACAGCATCTGCAAGGTGCAGCGCGTGCAGGTGGACAAGGTTTTTCTGGGACATGGCCACATGGGCACCATCGGCATTTGCCCCCGCTGCGGCGAGGCCTATCCTCTGGATCATGGCCCGCAGTGCCTTGGCTGCCAAGGGCAGGCCCCTTACACAACGCTTGACCCTGAAAATTGAGGCAAAAAGTCGTGTCTGATGCTGTAAACAGGGGCAAATCCCCCGATGTGTGGCGCTGTTCCGCCATGCAGATTTTTTTTGCTGCCGCGTGCAAGGGCGGGGCTGCACTTTGTCGGCTTGCGTTTACGCTGGTCCTCTGTTTTTCGCCCCTGCTGAGCGCCGTGGCCCCGGCTGCGCCTGCCATGCCTGCTAAAACAGGCGCGGGCAGTGCCGCGCCATCGCTGGACGTCATGATCGGCTCCATGCTCATGCTTGGCTTTCGCGGGGCGGATTTGCCCCAGGGCGATGCCTTTCTTGCACAGGTGCGCGCTGGGCATGTTGGACATATTATCCTGTTTGACCGGGATGTTACCACAGGCGGCGAACGCAATATCATTTCGCCCCAGCAGGTGCGGCGGCTCACAGCCACGCTGCGGGCGGCGTCCCCCTGCCCCATGCTCATAGCTGTTGACCAGGAGGGCGGACGGGTGCGGCGGCTCAAGCCGCAACGTGGCTTTGCCGATCTGCCTTCTGCCCAGAGCATGGGCACGGCCAGCCCGGAGAAAACCCGGGCCATCGCCCGGCAACTGGGCGTGGAACTGGCCTCGCTGGGAATTTCTGTTGATCTGGCCCCTGTGGCGGATGTGAACAGCAACCCCGCCAATCCGGCCATTGGCGCGTTGGAGCGCAGCTTCAGCCCCAATCCGGCGCTTGTGGCCGCGCACGCTCTGGCTTTTGGGCAGGGGCTGGCGCAGAGCGGCATCATCCCCGCGCTCAAGCATTTCCCCGGTCAGGGCGGCGCGCAAAAGGATTCGCATCTGGGCCTGACGGACATCACCCGCAGCTGGAATGCCAAGGCCGACCTTGCGCCCTACGCGCAGGCCTTTGCCCAGGGCTGGCCCGGCATGGTGATGCTTGGGCACCTGTACCACAAGGGGCTTGACCCGCAATATCCTGCCACGCTTTCCCGCGCGGTTGTTGCCGATTTGTTGCGCGGGCGCATGGGCTGGCAGGGCGTGATCATCAGCGACGACATGCAGATGAAGGCCATCACCGACCATTACGGCATGGAACAGGCAATGCTGCTGGCCGTCAACGCCGGGGTGGACATTCTGCTGTTCGGCAATAACTTGTATTGGGACGAAACCCTGCCCAGCAAGGCTTTTGAGACCTTGCGCGGGCTAGTGGAAAGCGGGCGCATTTCGCGCCAGCGGATCATGGAATCATGGCTGCGCATCACTAACCTGTATGCAAGCCGCGCCACTGCCGCCAGGGCCGCCGCCGATGGATCATCGGCGCTCTATCCCTGGACCAGATAAAGCGGCGGAGGTTTTATGGATACTTTGATTCTCCTGCTGGTGTTTGGCGGTATTGCCGCCATATACCTGCTTGCCCTCAAAAAAGGCTGGCTGCCCACAGACCGCCTGAACTGCGGTTGAATACCCTTTGACAAGCAGCGTGCCCTGCTTGATGACGAAGAACGGCGTTTGCGCAACAAGGCCAGAAAAGCCGCCCGTAAACAGTGCAAGTAACTGAATGAAATCAAAGCCCCCGCTCCATCATGGAACGGGGGCTTTGTTATGGGATTCTCAGAAATTGATCGGAAAATCCGTTGTGACGGCACCGAGGCCGGGGGGCCAGCCCGCGCACGGCTATTTCCCGTTCTTGGTATGCGCGGCGCGGAAGCTGTTGCAGATAATGGCGAGGTCTTCGCGCACGGTCTGGGGCTGGTTCCGGTAGCCGGGCATGCCTGTGCCGGGATAGCCCTCGGTAATGATTTTCAGGGCCTGCCCGTGGGTCAGGCTGCTGCGCGTAAAATCGGGCGGCGGGGGCTGCATGGCGCGTCCCGAGGGGCTGACGCTGCCGTTGGCCGCGTGGCATTTGGCGCAGGTGCCTATCCATACTTCAAGCGAAAGAGGGCTGATATCGCGTGGGGGCGGCGGCGTGGCTGCATACATGCCAAAGCGCTTGCCTATGACGTCCAGCAGGTTCTCCAGCTTTTCTCGGTCGAACATGCGAAAATAGGGCATGCCTGTGCCGGGGATGCCGTCGCGCACCATTTCATACACATAATCCCGGTCAGTGCGCATGGTGGTCAGGTCTGTGGCGGGGATGCGCAGGCGTGAGGCTTCCGCCCCGTCACCGTGCCCGGTGAGGCCGTGGCACGGCTCGCATGCGCCGTCATAAATGGTGTCGCCATTGTCGTACACGGTGCGCAGCTTGACGGCAAAGGCCTCCAGAGCCTTCTGGCTGAAGGGAGCCAGTTCCTGAACGCGCTGTTCGCGCAGGG
The sequence above is a segment of the Desulfovibrio sp. genome. Coding sequences within it:
- a CDS encoding formylmethanofuran dehydrogenase subunit E family protein, whose protein sequence is MNIGAYTFSQFHGIAEEFHGCAAPGLLIGGYMVELAKGMLPEGTLFEAVAETSKCLPDAVQLLSLCSTGNKRLHVRDLGLYAVSLYDKKTGVGVRVSIDPAKLFAYPEIRSWFMKEKPKHAQDIVELERQIEEAGYSICKVQRVQVDKVFLGHGHMGTIGICPRCGEAYPLDHGPQCLGCQGQAPYTTLDPEN
- a CDS encoding glycoside hydrolase family 3 protein; its protein translation is MSDAVNRGKSPDVWRCSAMQIFFAAACKGGAALCRLAFTLVLCFSPLLSAVAPAAPAMPAKTGAGSAAPSLDVMIGSMLMLGFRGADLPQGDAFLAQVRAGHVGHIILFDRDVTTGGERNIISPQQVRRLTATLRAASPCPMLIAVDQEGGRVRRLKPQRGFADLPSAQSMGTASPEKTRAIARQLGVELASLGISVDLAPVADVNSNPANPAIGALERSFSPNPALVAAHALAFGQGLAQSGIIPALKHFPGQGGAQKDSHLGLTDITRSWNAKADLAPYAQAFAQGWPGMVMLGHLYHKGLDPQYPATLSRAVVADLLRGRMGWQGVIISDDMQMKAITDHYGMEQAMLLAVNAGVDILLFGNNLYWDETLPSKAFETLRGLVESGRISRQRIMESWLRITNLYASRATAARAAADGSSALYPWTR